From one Eucalyptus grandis isolate ANBG69807.140 chromosome 9, ASM1654582v1, whole genome shotgun sequence genomic stretch:
- the LOC104420195 gene encoding uncharacterized protein LOC104420195, with protein MVDSQRSCSGQPDQHVILTKLALRFFFSLWSTSSPLYCLARTRLEFDPLPFKGELYCNKLFRRSLLYPGSKLAAIQQLSQTRLQFLHYVTKLRKKWIKFGNNEVESFQNVQFKDETLEIPRLVILDTASNDITTYLFFMDNLIDSAKDVRHLHDYGIMRHGLRSDAEVTDFLNQICKEVVLVDSHSYLSNPSKDVDTYSSNKWNGWIAILELKYFNNSWSIISLIAAFNLLLLTLTRTL; from the exons ATGGTCGACAGCCAACGGTCGTGTAGCGGCCAACCTGACCAGCACGTGATCTTAACTAAGCTGGCGCTTCgattcttcttctctctgtggTCGACAAGCAGCCCCCTTTATTGCCTCGCCAGGACAAGGCTGGAGTTTGACCCGTTACCCTTTAAGGGCGAGCTCTATTGCAACAAATTGTTCCGGCGGAGCCTCTTGTATCCAGGCTCGAAGTTGGCAGCAATCCAGCAGTTGTCACAAACTAGGCTACAGTTCCTTCACTACGTGACGAAGCTTCGGAAAAAATGGATCAAGTTTGGAAATAATGAGGTGGAGAGTTTCCAGAACGTCCAGTTCAAGGACGAAACCCTTGAGATTCCCCGGCTTGTGATCCTGGATACGGCGAG CAATGACATCACCACGTACCTGTTCTTCATGGACAACTTGATTGACTCTGCCAAGGACGTGAGGCACCTCCACGATTATGGGATCATGAGGCACGGGCTCAGAAGCGATGCCGAGGTCACTGACTTTCTCAACCAAATTTGCAAGGAGGTGGTATTAGTCGACAGCCATAGTTATCTCTCTAATCCGTCTAAGGATGTGGACACTTACTCCAGCAATAAGTGGAATGGTTGGATAGCCATTCTAGAGCTTAAGTACTTCAATAATTCATGGTCAATCATTTCCTTAATTGCTGCTTTCAATTTGCTTCTGCTTACTTTGACACGAACCTTGTAG